The stretch of DNA AACGAACCGCTGTAAATGGGGCAAGGAGATAAGAAGGTACTCAGAATTCCCTCTCCCTCAGGGAGAGGGCTAGGGTGAGGGAATAGAATAAGTGGTACCACACTTTCTTCCCCTCATCCTGACCTTCTCCCTGGGGGAGAAGGGACCCATCATCGCTCGCGCATAACTGGTACCGAACAGTATTGGCACGAACGCTAGTAGCGCCCGACATGCGCATGCTCTGCTCTCCCATCACCTTGCTCTCTCTTTCCCACCAAGTATGATGCGCCGCATGTTCAAGCTACGCGAAAGTCGACGCATGCAGGCGGTGCAGGCGCCGATCATTCCGGTGGTCGCCGAGTTGATCCGCGCGAACCCAGGAACGATCTCTTTGGGCCAAGGCGTGGCATACTACGGCCCACCACCTGAGGTACAGGAGGCAGTCCGCCAGTTTCACGCCGATCCGGACAATCATAAATATAAACTGGTCCAAGGCACCGATCCGCTCTTGGAGATCATTGGTCACAAACTCCGTGAGGAGAACGGCATCGCACTGAGTGATGCGCAACGCATCGTGGTGACCGCCGGAGGCAATCAGGCGTTTTTGAATACCTTGCTGGCGATTACCGATCCGGGCGATCAGATCATTTTGTCGCTTCCTTACTATTTCAACCATGAGATGGCGATCGGCATGATCAACTGCGAGGCGGTGTGCGTACCGACCGATGAGCATTACCAACTCCGACTCGATGCCCTCAGCAAGGCGATCACGAGTCGGACGCGGGCCATCGTGACTGTGTCGCCCAACAATCCTGCAGGCGTCGTATATGCCGAGTCTGACCTGCGCGCGGTTAACGCGTTGTGTCGCGACGCTGGCATCTACCACATTAACGACGAGGCATACGAGTATTTCACCTA from Deltaproteobacteria bacterium encodes:
- a CDS encoding pyridoxal phosphate-dependent aminotransferase translates to MQAVQAPIIPVVAELIRANPGTISLGQGVAYYGPPPEVQEAVRQFHADPDNHKYKLVQGTDPLLEIIGHKLREENGIALSDAQRIVVTAGGNQAFLNTLLAITDPGDQIILSLPYYFNHEMAIGMINCEAVCVPTDEHYQLRLDALSKAITSRTRAIVTVSPNNPAGVVYAESDLRAVNALCRDAGIYHINDEAYEYFTYDGATHFSPGSIPGSSEYTISLYSLSKSYGFASWRIGWMVAPDHLYTAIKKAQDTILICPPVVSQHAAVAAMRVGVGYCREKLRAMTATRQVVLRTLKELSDLIVVPRSDGAFYFLLRVRTAMDPMVLTERLIREHQVAVIPSTAFGLTDGCFLRVAYGALSEEVAAEAVGRLARGLRQLLK